A single window of Dermacentor albipictus isolate Rhodes 1998 colony chromosome 1, USDA_Dalb.pri_finalv2, whole genome shotgun sequence DNA harbors:
- the LOC139054817 gene encoding uncharacterized protein: protein MKLLNIAVVSAVVCLAVAGPAPKKGAPVAAPAAGKEEKIEARGGFFGGPVGHGGGYGGGAAHGHAAGGHQGGFATGAQGYNQGSAGFAGGESVRNVQGYNNQMGYSSNTGFSKTDSNRHGAGFGQHSGGFAGGAAGQQAGFGQTGFGQAGGIGH, encoded by the exons ATGAAG CTCCTGAACATCGCCGTTGTGTCCGCCGTGGTCTGCCTGGCTGTCGCTGGGCCTGCGCCCAAGAAAGGCGCCCCAGTAGCAGCACCAGCTGCAGGCAAGGAAGAGAAGATTGAAGCACGAGGTGGTTTTTTCGGTGGCCCTGTTGGACACGGAGGTGGCTACGGAGGAGGCGCCGCCCATGGCCACGCCGCGGGCGGCCACCAAGGTGGCTTCGCCACTGGCGCCCAGGGCTACAACCAGGGATCCGCTGGCTTTGCAGGTGGCGAATCAGTTAGGAACGTGCAAGGCTACAACAACCAAATGGGTTACAGCTCTAACACTGGCTTCTCGAAGACCGACTCAAACCGCCACGGAGCTGGTTTCGGCCAGCACTCGGGAGGCTTCGCCGGCGGAGCCGCTGGTCAACAGGCTGGTTTTGGCCAGACTGGCTTCGGACAAGCCGGCGGAATTGGCCACTAG